The proteins below come from a single Malus sylvestris chromosome 3, drMalSylv7.2, whole genome shotgun sequence genomic window:
- the LOC126615629 gene encoding COMPASS-like H3K4 histone methylase component WDR5B produces the protein MASSGSGQASPYRPYRHLKTLRGHEGPVACVKYSNDGTLLASASLDKTVILWSASTLTLFRRLFGHSEGISDLAWSSDSHYICSASDDRTLRIWDARSPSGECVKTLRGHSDRVFCVNFNPQSHLIVSGSFDETMRIWEVKTGKCLHAIRAHSMPLTSVSFNRDGSIVVSASHDGSCKIWDTESGTLLKTLIDDKSASVSFAKFSPNGKFILVATLNDTLRLSNYAAGKFLKIYTGHVNKVYCITSTFSVTNGKYIVSGSEDHCVYLWDLQPRTMVQKLEGHTDTVIAVSCHHQENKIASASLDKTIKIWVQDT, from the exons ATGGCAAGCAGTGGCAGTGGCCAAGCATCGCCTTACAGGCCCTACCGCCACCTCAAGACCCTCCGCGGGCACGAAGGCCCCGTCGCCTGCGTCAAATACTCCAACGACGGCACCCTTCTGGCCTCGGCGTCCCTCGACAAGACCGTAATCCTCTGGTCCGCCTCCACCCTAACCCTTTTCCGCCGCCTTTTCGGCCACTCCGAAGGCATCTCCGACCTTGCCTGGTCTTCCGACTCCCACTACATCTGCTCCGCCTCCGATGATCGGACCCTCCGTATCTGGGACGCCCGCTCCCCCTCCGGCGAGTGCGTCAAGACCCTCCGCGGCCACTCCGACCGCGTCTTCTGCGTCAATTTCAATCCCCAGTCCCACCTCATCGTCTCCGGCTCTTTCGACGAAACGATGCGTATTTGGGAGGTCAAGACCGGGAAGTGCCTCCACGCTATCCGGGCTCACTCGATGCCTCTGACCTCCGTGAGCTTCAATCGCGACGGTTCGATTGTCGTCTCCGCCAGCCACGACGGGTCCTGTAAGATTTGGGACACCGAGTCGGGGACTCTGCTGAAGACGCTGATTGACGATAAATCAGCCTCCGTCTCCTTCGCCAAGTTCTCGCCTAATGGCAAGTTCATACTCGTCGCCACTCTCAACGACACCCTC AGGCTGTCAAACTACGCTGCGGGGAAGTTTCTGAAGATCTATACAGGTCATGTTAACAAAGTGTATTGCATAACATCTACATTTTCTGTGACAAATGGCAAATACATTGTGAGCGGGTCGGAGGATCACTGCGTCTACTTATGGGATCTCCAGCCGAGAACTATGGTTCAGAAACTTGAAGGCCATACGGACACCGTCATCGCTGTTTCCTGCCATCATCAGGAGAACAAGATTGCCTCTGCGTCTCTGGATAAAACCATCAAGATTTGGGTTCAAGATacttaa
- the LOC126615627 gene encoding uncharacterized protein LOC126615627: MDLLKAEIAKKRQRLEEDTGGKRFFKRSEIEQKQIQKLREQEKRELEAKAQRQAAASNSASASGSSAAKSNSNSAAASSSGTTSSNAAASKSLTDEQNIDKMNLPKQEVVRRLRFLKQPITLFGEDDDARLDRLKYVLKAGLFEVDSDMTEGQTNDFLRDIAELRKRQKSGLVSKRQKTEVDGGVEDGEGGVREDDLSADGCSSGVDADKDLKRMKTNFEELCDEDKILVFFKKLLNEWNQELREMPDAERRTAKGKSMVATFKQCARYLHPLFKFCRKKILQDDIRIALMVVVRCCMKRDYLAAMDQYIKLAIGNAPWPIGVTMVGIHERSAREKIYTNSVAHIMNDETTRKYLQSIKRLMTFCQRRYPAMPSKAVEFNSLANGSDLQSLLASEERAAASGNQASDERLLLMPAP; encoded by the exons ATGGACCTGCTGAAGGCAGAAATCGCCAAGAAACGGCAGAGACTCGAAGAAGACACCGGCGGCAAGCGATTCTTCAAGCGCTCCGAGATCGAGCAGAAGCAAATCCAGAAGCTTCGGGAGCAAGAGAAGCGCGAATTAGAAGCCAAAGCCCAGCGCCAAGCCGCCGCCTCCAACTCCGCCTCCGCAAGCGGCTCTTCCGCCGCTAAATCAAACTCCAATTCCGCCGCAGCCTCATCCTCCGGCACCACATCCTCCAACGCTGCTGCGTCTAAGTCGCTAACCGATGAGCAGAACATCGACAAGATGAACCTTCCGAAACAGGAGGTCGTCCGCCGGCTCCGGTTCCTCAAGCAGCCCATCACTCTCTTTGGCGAGGATGATGATGCCCGGCTCGACCGGCTCAAGTACGTGCTGAAGGCCGGGTTGTTCGAGGTCGACAGTGACATGACGGAAGGGCAGACGAACGATTTCCTTCGCGATATTGCAGAGCTGAGGAAGCGGCAGAAGTCGGGGCTTGTGAGCAAGCGGCAGAAGACGGAGGTTGATGGCGGTGTGGAAGATGGTGAGGGCGGGGTCCGGGAAGACGATTTGAGCGCAGATGGGTGCTCGAGCGGCGTCGATGCTGATAAGGATTTGAAGCGAATGAAGACGAATTTCGAGGAGCTGTGTGATGAAGATAAGATCTTGGTGTTCTTCAAGAAGCTGTTGAATGAATGGAACCAGGAGCTGCGTGAGATGCCGGATGCGGAGAGGAGAACTGCTAAGGGGAAGTCCATGGTTGCTACATTCAAGCAGTGCGCACGCTACTTGCATCCTCTTTTCAAGTTCTGTAGGAAGAAG ATCCTTCAAGATGATATTCGCATAGCATTGATGGTGGTGGTTCGGTGCTGCATGAAGCGAGACTACCTAGCTGCAATGGACCAGTACATCAAGCTGGCTATCGGGAATGCACCGTGGCCAATTGGTGTCACTATGGTTGGCATCCACGAACGTTCAGCTCGCGAGAAGATCTACACCAACAGTGTGGCTCATATCATGAATGACGAGACGACTCGGAAATACTTGCAGTCAATCAAGAGATTGATGACCTTCTGCCAACGACGCTACCCAGCCATGCCTTCAAAAGCTGTGGAGTTCAACAGCTTGGCTAATGGTAGCGACTTGCAGTCTCTGCTAGCATCGGAGGAGAGGGCGGCCGCCAGCGGAAATCAAGCCTCAGACGAAAGGCTTCTGCTAATGCCAGCTCCATAG
- the LOC126615633 gene encoding N-terminal acetyltransferase B complex catalytic subunit NAA20 has translation MTTIRRFRCNDLLRFTSVNLDHLTETFNMSFYMTYLARWPDYFHVAEAPGHQIMGYIMGKVEGQGESWHGHVTAVTVSPEYRRQQLAKKLMNLLEDFSDKIDKGYFVDLFVRASNTPAIKMYEKLGYVIYRRVLRYYSGEEDGLDMRKALSRDVEKKSVIPLKRPVTPDELEYD, from the exons atgacGACGATACGCAGATTCCGCTGCAATGACCTTCTTCGATTCACCTCTGTGAATCTCGACCACCTCACGGAAACC TTCAATATGTCGTTTTACATGACGTATTTGGCGAGATGGCCCGACTACTTTCACGTTGCCGAAGCACCTGGACACCAAATCATGGGTTACA TTATGGGAAAGGTTGAGGGGCAAGGTGAGTCATGGCATGGTCATGTAACTGCAGTAACTGTTTCTCCAGAATATCGCAGGCAGCAGTTGGCCAAGAAACTCATGAACTTACTTGAAGACTTCAGCGATAAGAT TGATAAGGGTTACTTTGTTGATCTTTTTGTGAGAGCATCAAACACACCCGCCATAAAGATGTACGAAAAG CTTGGCTATGTAATCTATAGACGAGTGCTACGGTACTATTCAGGGGAGGAAGACGGGTTAG ATATGAGGAAAGCATTATCTCGTGACGTGGAGAAGAAATCAGTCATACCTCTCAAACGGCCAGTTACTCCTGACGAATTAGAGTATGACTAA
- the LOC126615623 gene encoding (-)-kolavenyl diphosphate synthase TPS14, chloroplastic-like isoform X2, translating into MSSHSTQLFLSARLHLLQVPTLRPTSSFSAFNQPKYLPGAWLFGVNDKRVFLSKCSAVSKPRTQEYAGVLQNGLPVIKWPEIVEDDIEGDEAAEDFGQIIKIKQHVETVKSMLESMEDGEITISAYDTAWVALVEDVEGSGLPQFPSSLQWIANNQLLDGSWGDSEIFTAHDRILNTIACVVALKSWSVHPDKCEKVPNVYPVDLFEHIWVVDRLQRLGISRYFEPQLKECVNYVSRYWTEKGICWARNSEVQDIDDTAMAFRLLRLHGHQVSPDVFQHFKKGNKFICFAGQSTQAVTGMYNLFRASQVLFPGETILEEAKDFSTKFLREKQASNELLDKWIITKDLPGEVGYALDFPWYASLPRLETRFYIQQYGGRDDVWIGKTLYRMPYVSNNLYLELAKLDYNNCQSLHLIEWDNIQKWYAECKLENYGLSRRSLLMAYFVAAASIFEPERANERLAWAKTASLIETIGSHFKEGTSQRKAFVHDFKTRKVNTNKKGQGLVETLLATLHRLSFDAMVAHGQDISHPLRQAWEKWLLKWQEQGDMHQDEAELLVETINQTACLLLSNGLLLSIPEHEQLVKITNTVCNKLRCDQNQNHKVNENGGYTKPTKEIELEMQQLVQMVLQKPLDGAIESSIKQAFFAVARSFYYSAYSDPGTINSHLAKVLFERVD; encoded by the exons ATGTCTTCTCATTCCACTCAACTTTTTCTCTCTGCACGGTTGCACCTCCTCCAAGTTCCAACTCTTCGACCCACCTCATCCTTCTCTGCCTTTAATCAACCTAAATATTTACCGG GTGCATGGCTATTTGGCGTTAATGACAAAAGAGTTTTTCTCTCGAAATGCAGTGCGGTTTCCAAACCCCGCACTCAAG AATATGCAGGCGTGTTACAAAATGGTCTGCCAGTGATAAAGTGGCCTGAGATTGTGGAGGATGACATCGAAGGAGATGAAGCTGCAGAG GATTTTGGACAAATTATTAAGATCAAGCAACACGTGGAGACTGTCAAATCGATGTTGGAGTCGATGGAGGACGGAGAGATTACGATTTCGGCGTACGACACCGCTTGGGTGGCGTTAGTGGAGGATGTGGAAGGCAGTGGCTTGCCTCAGTTCCCATCCAGTCTCCAGTGGATTGCCAACAACCAACTGCTAGATGGTTCTTGGGGAGATAGTGAGATCTTCACTGCTCATGATCGCATCCTCAACACCATAGCTTGCGTTGTCGCACTCAAATCATGGAGCGTTCATCCCGACAAGTGCGAAAAAG TACCTAATGTGTACCCAGTTGACTTGTTCGAACATATATGGGTTGTGGATCGTCTGCAGCGCTTGGGAATCTCGAGATATTTCGAGCCACAACTTAAGGAATGTGTTAATTACGTAAGCAG ATATTGGACTGAGAAAGGAATTTGTTGGGCAAGAAACTCGGAGGTTCAGGATATTGATGACACAGCCATGGCATTCAGACTACTCAGGTTGCATGGCCACCAAGTGTCTCCTG ATGTGTTTCAGCATTTCAAGAAGGGCAATAAGTTCATATGCTTTGCTGGGCAAAGCACACAAGCTGTGACTGGAATGTACAACTTGTTTAGGGCTAGTCAGGTACTGTTCCCAGGAGAGACGATTCTTGAGGAAGCTAAGGACTTTTCAACAAAATTTCTGAGGGAAAAACAAGCTTCTAATGAGCTGTTGGACAAATGGATCATCACGAAGGACTTGCCCGGGGAG GTTGGGTACGCACTAGATTTTCCATGGTATGCGAGCTTACCCCGACTAGAGACCAGATTCTACATCCAACAGTACGGTGGCCGTGATGACGTCTGGATTGGCAAGACTCTCTACAG GATGCCTTACGTGAGCAATAACTTGTATCTGGAGCTGGCAAAACTGGATTACAACAATTGCCAATCACTGCATCTGATCGAATGGGACAACATTCAAAA GTGGTACGCAGAATGTAAACTTGAAAACTATGGATTGAGCAGAAGAAGCCTCCTCATGGCTTATTTTGTTGCGGCAGCGAGTATTTTCGAGCCGGAAAGAGCCAACGAGCGACTTGCATGGGCTAAAACGGCTTCATTAATTGAGACAATTGGGTCTCATTTCAAGGAAGGAACTTCTCAAAGGAAGGCCTTTGTACATGATTTCAAAACTAG GAAGGTGAATACCAACAAGAAAGGGCAGGGACTCGTTGAGACCTTGCTGGCAACCCTACACCGCCTCTCGTTTGACGCCATGGTGGCGCATGGCCAAGACATCAGCCACCCTCTACGCCAAGCT TGGGAAAAGTGGCTTCTAAAGTGGCAAGAGCAAGGAGATATGCACCAAGACGAAGCTGAGCTGCTGGTGGAAACAATAAATCAAACCGCCTGCCTTTTGCTTTCAAACGGGCTGTTGTTGTCCATTCCAGAGCATGAGCAACTTGTCAAGATCACCAACACAGTTTGCAACAAACTTCGCTGcgaccaaaaccaaaaccacaag GTGAATGAAAACGGAGGCTACACCAAACCAACTAAGGAAATCGAATTGGAGATGCAGCAGCTTGTTCAAATGGTGCTGCAAAAGCCTTTGGATGGTGCCATAGAATCTTCGATCAAGCAAGCCTTTTTCGCGGTTGCAAGGAGCTTTTACTACTCTGCGTACTCAGACCCTGGAACAATCAATAGCCACCTTGCTAAAGTACTCTTCGAGAGAGTAGACTGA
- the LOC126615623 gene encoding ent-copalyl diphosphate synthase 1-like isoform X1 — MSSHSTQLFLSARLHLLQVPTLRPTSSFSAFNQPKYLPGAWLFGVNDKRVFLSKCSAVSKPRTQEYAGVLQNGLPVIKWPEIVEDDIEGDEAAEDFGQIIKIKQHVETVKSMLESMEDGEITISAYDTAWVALVEDVEGSGLPQFPSSLQWIANNQLLDGSWGDSEIFTAHDRILNTIACVVALKSWSVHPDKCEKGMTYFKENISKLGNENAEHMPIGFEVAFPSILELARSLNLDVPDDCPVLHDIYAMRDLKLTRIPREIMHKVPTTLLHSVEGMAGLDWEKLLKLQSQDGSFLFSPASTAYALMQTKNPNCMNYLSKAVHKFTGGVPNVYPVDLFEHIWVVDRLQRLGISRYFEPQLKECVNYVSRYWTEKGICWARNSEVQDIDDTAMAFRLLRLHGHQVSPDVFQHFKKGNKFICFAGQSTQAVTGMYNLFRASQVLFPGETILEEAKDFSTKFLREKQASNELLDKWIITKDLPGEVGYALDFPWYASLPRLETRFYIQQYGGRDDVWIGKTLYRMPYVSNNLYLELAKLDYNNCQSLHLIEWDNIQKWYAECKLENYGLSRRSLLMAYFVAAASIFEPERANERLAWAKTASLIETIGSHFKEGTSQRKAFVHDFKTRKVNTNKKGQGLVETLLATLHRLSFDAMVAHGQDISHPLRQAWEKWLLKWQEQGDMHQDEAELLVETINQTACLLLSNGLLLSIPEHEQLVKITNTVCNKLRCDQNQNHKVNENGGYTKPTKEIELEMQQLVQMVLQKPLDGAIESSIKQAFFAVARSFYYSAYSDPGTINSHLAKVLFERVD, encoded by the exons ATGTCTTCTCATTCCACTCAACTTTTTCTCTCTGCACGGTTGCACCTCCTCCAAGTTCCAACTCTTCGACCCACCTCATCCTTCTCTGCCTTTAATCAACCTAAATATTTACCGG GTGCATGGCTATTTGGCGTTAATGACAAAAGAGTTTTTCTCTCGAAATGCAGTGCGGTTTCCAAACCCCGCACTCAAG AATATGCAGGCGTGTTACAAAATGGTCTGCCAGTGATAAAGTGGCCTGAGATTGTGGAGGATGACATCGAAGGAGATGAAGCTGCAGAG GATTTTGGACAAATTATTAAGATCAAGCAACACGTGGAGACTGTCAAATCGATGTTGGAGTCGATGGAGGACGGAGAGATTACGATTTCGGCGTACGACACCGCTTGGGTGGCGTTAGTGGAGGATGTGGAAGGCAGTGGCTTGCCTCAGTTCCCATCCAGTCTCCAGTGGATTGCCAACAACCAACTGCTAGATGGTTCTTGGGGAGATAGTGAGATCTTCACTGCTCATGATCGCATCCTCAACACCATAGCTTGCGTTGTCGCACTCAAATCATGGAGCGTTCATCCCGACAAGTGCGAAAAAG GAATGACATATTTCAAGGAGAACATAAGCAAGCTTGGCAACGAGAATGCCGAACACATGCCAATCGGGTTCGAAGTTGCCTTTCCTTCGATTCTGGAATTGGCTAGGAGTTTAAACCTGGACGTGCCTGATGATTGTCCTGTGTTGCATGACATTTACGCCATGAGAGATCTAAAGCTCACAAG GATACCGAGGGAAATAATGCACAAAGTACCCACAACACTTCTCCACAGCGTGGAAGGAATGGCAGGCTTGGACTGGGAAAAGCTTCTAAAACTGCAGTCCCAAGATGGCTCTTTCTTGTTCTCTCCAGCCTCCACTGCCTATGCACTCATGCAAACCAAAAATCCAAACTGCATGAATTATTTGTCCAAAGCTGTTCACAAGTTCACCGGCGGAG TACCTAATGTGTACCCAGTTGACTTGTTCGAACATATATGGGTTGTGGATCGTCTGCAGCGCTTGGGAATCTCGAGATATTTCGAGCCACAACTTAAGGAATGTGTTAATTACGTAAGCAG ATATTGGACTGAGAAAGGAATTTGTTGGGCAAGAAACTCGGAGGTTCAGGATATTGATGACACAGCCATGGCATTCAGACTACTCAGGTTGCATGGCCACCAAGTGTCTCCTG ATGTGTTTCAGCATTTCAAGAAGGGCAATAAGTTCATATGCTTTGCTGGGCAAAGCACACAAGCTGTGACTGGAATGTACAACTTGTTTAGGGCTAGTCAGGTACTGTTCCCAGGAGAGACGATTCTTGAGGAAGCTAAGGACTTTTCAACAAAATTTCTGAGGGAAAAACAAGCTTCTAATGAGCTGTTGGACAAATGGATCATCACGAAGGACTTGCCCGGGGAG GTTGGGTACGCACTAGATTTTCCATGGTATGCGAGCTTACCCCGACTAGAGACCAGATTCTACATCCAACAGTACGGTGGCCGTGATGACGTCTGGATTGGCAAGACTCTCTACAG GATGCCTTACGTGAGCAATAACTTGTATCTGGAGCTGGCAAAACTGGATTACAACAATTGCCAATCACTGCATCTGATCGAATGGGACAACATTCAAAA GTGGTACGCAGAATGTAAACTTGAAAACTATGGATTGAGCAGAAGAAGCCTCCTCATGGCTTATTTTGTTGCGGCAGCGAGTATTTTCGAGCCGGAAAGAGCCAACGAGCGACTTGCATGGGCTAAAACGGCTTCATTAATTGAGACAATTGGGTCTCATTTCAAGGAAGGAACTTCTCAAAGGAAGGCCTTTGTACATGATTTCAAAACTAG GAAGGTGAATACCAACAAGAAAGGGCAGGGACTCGTTGAGACCTTGCTGGCAACCCTACACCGCCTCTCGTTTGACGCCATGGTGGCGCATGGCCAAGACATCAGCCACCCTCTACGCCAAGCT TGGGAAAAGTGGCTTCTAAAGTGGCAAGAGCAAGGAGATATGCACCAAGACGAAGCTGAGCTGCTGGTGGAAACAATAAATCAAACCGCCTGCCTTTTGCTTTCAAACGGGCTGTTGTTGTCCATTCCAGAGCATGAGCAACTTGTCAAGATCACCAACACAGTTTGCAACAAACTTCGCTGcgaccaaaaccaaaaccacaag GTGAATGAAAACGGAGGCTACACCAAACCAACTAAGGAAATCGAATTGGAGATGCAGCAGCTTGTTCAAATGGTGCTGCAAAAGCCTTTGGATGGTGCCATAGAATCTTCGATCAAGCAAGCCTTTTTCGCGGTTGCAAGGAGCTTTTACTACTCTGCGTACTCAGACCCTGGAACAATCAATAGCCACCTTGCTAAAGTACTCTTCGAGAGAGTAGACTGA